From Bacillota bacterium, one genomic window encodes:
- a CDS encoding ABC transporter substrate-binding protein: MLKRVLLVACAAFLVATCAAFAAETKTLTCIGPWSGAEMEAFLPVLQAFEKETGIKVEYRIYRGEDLSAQLPAQFSAKTAPGDVIFMWAWFIAKQGEAGHALDLTGVVKDADYLPGALDSLKVGGKVYGIAYTGKVKPGFWYRKSFFQKHGLTPPKTWEEFVALLDKIAKIPGIKAPIVSGDGVGWPLSDVTEHFIATFGGPQLHKELTEGAIAWTDPVVKGIFEGRLVPLLRAKRFSEPIEWTQALELWWQGDYGLYFMGSWITGMVKDPNDLGVFSLPGARGIVFGADYAFVPKYSKNPEEAKKLIQSLATKGQEVQVAQGGHIATYVKVPLEAYPPVDRGVAELLTGRVALSDMDDTIGGEWQPTFWDQLKLMWVRPERYAEVLDTLEKKAP; the protein is encoded by the coding sequence GTGTTGAAAAGGGTTTTGCTCGTTGCGTGCGCGGCGTTTCTGGTAGCTACGTGCGCGGCGTTTGCCGCTGAGACAAAGACTCTCACGTGTATCGGCCCCTGGTCCGGGGCGGAGATGGAGGCGTTCTTGCCGGTCCTTCAGGCGTTCGAGAAAGAGACGGGCATAAAGGTGGAGTACCGGATCTACCGCGGCGAGGATCTATCAGCCCAGCTGCCGGCCCAGTTCTCTGCAAAGACCGCGCCTGGCGACGTGATTTTCATGTGGGCGTGGTTCATAGCCAAGCAGGGCGAAGCCGGGCACGCGCTTGACCTGACGGGTGTCGTCAAGGACGCTGACTACCTGCCCGGGGCTCTGGACAGCCTCAAAGTGGGCGGAAAGGTCTACGGCATAGCGTACACGGGCAAGGTGAAGCCCGGCTTCTGGTACCGAAAGTCCTTCTTCCAGAAGCACGGCCTCACCCCGCCCAAGACCTGGGAGGAGTTCGTGGCGCTCCTCGACAAGATAGCGAAGATTCCTGGCATCAAGGCTCCCATTGTAAGCGGTGATGGCGTGGGCTGGCCGCTCTCTGACGTCACCGAGCATTTCATCGCGACGTTCGGCGGTCCACAGCTCCACAAGGAGCTGACCGAGGGCGCGATCGCGTGGACGGACCCCGTTGTGAAAGGCATATTCGAGGGCAGGCTCGTGCCTCTCCTCCGGGCGAAGCGATTCAGCGAGCCGATTGAGTGGACCCAGGCTCTGGAACTCTGGTGGCAGGGCGATTACGGCCTCTACTTCATGGGCAGCTGGATAACGGGCATGGTGAAAGACCCGAACGACCTAGGCGTCTTCTCACTGCCTGGCGCAAGGGGCATAGTCTTCGGGGCCGACTACGCCTTCGTACCGAAGTACTCGAAGAACCCTGAGGAAGCGAAGAAACTCATACAATCCCTTGCCACCAAAGGGCAGGAGGTCCAGGTGGCACAGGGTGGGCATATCGCCACCTACGTCAAGGTACCCCTCGAGGCCTATCCGCCTGTCGATAGGGGCGTAGCGGAGCTGCTCACCGGTCGCGTTGCCCTGTCCGACATGGACGACACCATCGGAGGCGAGTGGCAGCCCACGTTCTGGGACCAGCTCAAGCTGATGTGGGTAAGGCCGGAGAGGTACGCCGAGGTGCTCGACACCCTCGAGAAGAAGGCCCCGTGA
- a CDS encoding helix-turn-helix domain-containing protein, translated as MTPLLKLREKAGLSAREVSMRTGIPVETIVKAELGLIKLRPQQQKRIVAALR; from the coding sequence ATGACCCCCTTGCTGAAGCTGCGCGAGAAGGCGGGCCTGAGCGCCAGAGAGGTCTCGATGAGGACGGGGATTCCCGTAGAGACCATCGTCAAGGCAGAGCTTGGTCTCATCAAGCTGCGCCCGCAGCAGCAAAAGCGGATAGTGGCCGCTCTTCGCTGA
- a CDS encoding amidase domain-containing protein has translation MRLCVLNRRPAMVYLLAVATCMAAAVSTLVETTDSPSIVSEAGIAARLDALYRDRAQAIVRGDTGNLASHYDLESAYGRWALDREHRRTRYVEAWSKARGVRFVGASARIKVDAVEVRGDTAWLRLRQSAGFAYVHDADPHAPPDNFGIGTRHSVELVRRNGTWLVRRDWYTDPLDEDSIVADVRPSPDPTEGHAPKTQAPAPGEHGHSRESTDTPHSAGTSASPGGHEGPVRPSVRQYDRARAVAYADRYCGFAWGGGNDGEYNPKYKDFTGLGGDCTNFVSQVLGDADAGGLPMDWTWHYTLTGPGAGPSRAWAQAEALVGYLIASGRATRLARGTYPEVAAPLRQLANGHVGALRPGDIVAYEERGRIQHLAIVTGTDSHGYIVVNSHTADRYHVPWDLGWDRGTVFWLLSITR, from the coding sequence ATGAGGCTTTGTGTGCTGAACCGCAGACCCGCCATGGTGTATCTTCTCGCGGTAGCGACCTGCATGGCGGCTGCCGTTTCAACGCTAGTGGAAACCACGGACAGCCCTTCCATCGTGTCTGAAGCCGGCATCGCAGCCAGGCTCGACGCGCTCTACCGCGACCGTGCTCAGGCGATCGTCCGGGGGGACACTGGCAATCTCGCGAGCCACTACGATCTGGAGTCCGCCTACGGAAGGTGGGCTCTCGACCGCGAGCACCGCCGCACGAGATATGTCGAGGCATGGAGCAAGGCGCGCGGAGTACGATTCGTCGGCGCCTCAGCACGTATCAAGGTGGATGCTGTCGAGGTCAGAGGCGACACGGCGTGGCTTCGCCTTAGGCAGAGCGCTGGTTTCGCGTACGTGCACGATGCCGACCCGCACGCTCCGCCCGACAACTTCGGCATCGGAACCCGCCACTCCGTGGAGCTTGTGAGGCGGAACGGCACGTGGCTCGTAAGGCGAGATTGGTACACGGATCCCCTAGACGAGGACTCCATCGTCGCGGACGTGAGACCGAGCCCTGACCCGACTGAAGGCCACGCTCCGAAAACGCAGGCACCCGCGCCCGGCGAACACGGGCACTCCCGCGAGTCGACCGACACACCCCATTCCGCCGGCACCAGCGCGTCGCCCGGAGGCCATGAAGGCCCCGTCCGCCCCTCCGTTCGCCAATACGACAGGGCGCGGGCCGTCGCCTACGCCGACCGGTACTGCGGGTTCGCCTGGGGAGGCGGAAATGATGGGGAATACAATCCTAAGTACAAGGACTTCACCGGTCTGGGAGGAGACTGCACCAACTTCGTGTCTCAAGTGCTTGGAGATGCGGACGCGGGAGGCCTGCCCATGGATTGGACGTGGCACTACACTCTCACCGGGCCCGGAGCCGGCCCGAGCCGCGCCTGGGCGCAGGCGGAAGCGCTCGTAGGGTACTTGATTGCCAGCGGGCGCGCCACGAGGCTCGCCCGTGGCACGTACCCCGAAGTCGCCGCGCCGTTGCGACAACTGGCGAACGGGCACGTCGGAGCCCTTCGCCCCGGTGACATCGTCGCATATGAGGAGCGAGGACGAATACAGCACCTGGCCATCGTGACGGGAACTGATTCCCACGGATACATCGTAGTCAACTCCCACACCGCGGATAGATACCACGTGCCGTGGGACCTCGGCTGGGACCGAGGCACGGTGTTCTGGCTCCTCAGCATAACGAGATAG
- a CDS encoding EamA family transporter — MWTVLVALFGAVCWGIAPVFGKMGLARIDPVAGLCLRTLIASVIVSGWLLIGGGLRTMETVSGRASLFIALEAVLATLVGDLAYYAALKWGGAAQVTLVMSAAPLFTLVVAVVYLQESATWTQVIGAVLIASGLLLVSLGA, encoded by the coding sequence ATGTGGACCGTCCTCGTTGCGCTGTTCGGGGCCGTTTGCTGGGGGATCGCCCCGGTCTTCGGAAAGATGGGCCTAGCTAGGATTGACCCCGTCGCCGGCCTATGTCTTCGCACGCTCATCGCGTCCGTCATCGTGTCAGGCTGGCTCTTGATCGGCGGGGGGTTGAGGACGATGGAAACGGTCTCAGGCAGAGCGTCGCTTTTCATCGCTCTTGAAGCCGTGCTTGCGACGCTCGTAGGTGATCTAGCGTACTACGCGGCACTGAAGTGGGGAGGGGCAGCTCAGGTTACACTCGTGATGTCAGCCGCCCCTCTTTTCACACTGGTAGTCGCTGTGGTGTACCTCCAGGAGTCCGCGACGTGGACCCAGGTGATCGGCGCGGTGCTCATAGCGTCTGGGCTCTTACTTGTAAGCCTTGGCGCCTGA